In Blattabacterium cuenoti, the following proteins share a genomic window:
- a CDS encoding GYDIA family GHMP kinase, translated as MMYYYKKFFYSHGKLLLTGEYFILCGAIGLALPTIKGQSLTIFGKNFLSSILHWKSYDEMDKLWFEVVFNIPSLDIVYDTEKEIALKLRYLLLKSSKIRNNFLTHFFGFLVETNLEFPRNWGLGSSSTLINNIAKWADINPHLLLGDNFPGSGYDISCVSISKPIFYKLYHNKPYIIPIKFNPPFKDKLFFLHLNKKKNTCDGIKFFSSIKKKISIQNIESISSITLKLPFCKTLIEFEELLLKHEMIISEILNIPTIKETYFPDYLGLVKSLGSWGGDFVLISSRKGMRNYFSEKGFHTIISFDEMIL; from the coding sequence ATGATGTATTATTATAAAAAATTTTTTTATAGTCATGGAAAACTATTGTTAACGGGAGAATATTTTATTTTATGTGGAGCTATAGGATTAGCTTTACCTACAATTAAAGGACAATCATTAACCATTTTTGGTAAAAATTTTTTATCCTCTATATTACATTGGAAAAGTTATGATGAAATGGATAAACTTTGGTTTGAAGTTGTTTTTAATATTCCTTCTCTAGACATAGTTTATGATACTGAAAAAGAAATAGCTCTTAAGCTAAGATACCTATTATTAAAATCTTCTAAAATTAGAAACAACTTCTTAACCCATTTTTTTGGATTTCTTGTAGAAACAAACTTGGAATTTCCAAGGAATTGGGGATTAGGTAGTAGTTCTACTTTAATTAATAATATAGCGAAATGGGCTGATATAAACCCCCATTTATTATTAGGAGATAACTTTCCGGGAAGTGGTTATGACATTTCTTGTGTTTCTATTTCTAAACCAATATTTTATAAATTGTATCATAATAAACCTTATATAATACCTATAAAATTCAACCCTCCATTTAAAGATAAACTATTTTTTTTACATCTTAATAAAAAGAAAAATACTTGTGATGGAATCAAGTTTTTTTCTTCTATAAAAAAGAAAATTTCTATTCAAAATATTGAATCAATATCTTCTATAACTTTAAAATTACCTTTCTGTAAAACATTAATTGAATTTGAAGAATTATTATTGAAACATGAAATGATAATCTCTGAAATCCTTAACATTCCTACAATTAAAGAAACTTATTTTCCAGATTACTTGGGATTGGTAAAAAGTTTAGGCTCCTGGGGAGGAGATTTTGTTTTAATAAGTTCTAGAAAAGGAATGAGAAATTACTTTTCAGAAAAAGGATTTCATACTATCATATCATTCGATGAAATGATTTTATAA
- a CDS encoding HU family DNA-binding protein, giving the protein MTKADIITEIISETGSERIDTQKVIEIFMKKIKQSLTSGENVYLRGFGSFIIKYRARKLGRHISKDMSIVIPEHNIPAFKPAKSFTELIKKNVPIKK; this is encoded by the coding sequence ATGACAAAAGCAGATATAATAACAGAAATCATATCAGAAACTGGATCTGAAAGAATTGACACGCAAAAGGTGATAGAAATATTTATGAAAAAAATAAAACAAAGTCTAACATCGGGAGAAAATGTTTATTTAAGAGGATTTGGATCGTTTATTATTAAATATAGAGCAAGAAAACTTGGACGTCATATATCTAAAGATATGTCTATAGTTATTCCTGAACATAATATTCCAGCATTTAAACCTGCAAAGTCTTTCACCGAATTAATAAAAAAAAATGTTCCTATTAAAAAATAA
- the fabD gene encoding ACP S-malonyltransferase, protein MKAYLFPGQGSQFNGMGKDLYKKSTLAKKLFRLSDEILGFRITSMMFNETKILSEKTKYTQLSIYIYSVIKAKISNDFDPDMVAGHSLGEFSALASVNVISFEKGLILVNQRAKLMQNICESTKGEMAVIFGLEDEVIEFYCKTDNGIVVPSNYNCPGQLVISGEQKSVRRVCSCLKKIGAKRIFILPVHGAFHSPMMEPAKKEFEKIIEKTSFKDSKCPIYQNVNAQPIIKSEDIKNNLREHLTSPVKWKQSIKNMIIHGASLFIDIGPGNILSSLIKKILRNK, encoded by the coding sequence ATGAAAGCTTATTTATTTCCTGGTCAAGGATCACAATTTAATGGTATGGGAAAAGATTTATATAAAAAATCTACTTTAGCAAAAAAATTATTTCGTTTATCGGATGAAATTTTAGGATTTAGAATAACATCTATGATGTTTAATGAAACAAAGATTCTTTCAGAAAAAACGAAATATACACAACTATCAATTTATATTTATTCAGTCATAAAAGCAAAAATATCAAATGACTTTGATCCAGATATGGTAGCTGGACATTCTCTTGGTGAATTTTCAGCTTTAGCATCTGTTAATGTTATTTCTTTTGAAAAAGGATTAATATTAGTGAATCAAAGAGCTAAATTAATGCAAAATATTTGTGAGTCTACAAAAGGAGAAATGGCCGTTATTTTTGGGTTAGAAGATGAAGTTATAGAATTTTACTGCAAAACAGATAATGGAATTGTAGTCCCATCTAACTACAATTGTCCAGGACAATTAGTAATTTCTGGAGAACAAAAATCAGTAAGAAGAGTTTGTTCTTGTTTAAAAAAAATTGGAGCTAAAAGAATATTTATTCTTCCTGTTCATGGAGCATTTCATTCTCCTATGATGGAACCAGCAAAAAAAGAATTTGAAAAAATTATAGAAAAAACATCTTTTAAAGATTCTAAATGTCCAATTTATCAAAATGTAAATGCTCAGCCAATTATAAAATCTGAAGACATAAAAAATAATCTTAGAGAGCATTTAACTTCTCCAGTTAAATGGAAGCAGTCCATAAAAAATATGATAATTCATGGAGCTTCATTATTTATTGATATAGGTCCAGGAAATATTTTAAGTAGTTTAATAAAAAAAATTTTAAGAAATAAATGA
- a CDS encoding Rne/Rng family ribonuclease, with translation MSKELVINANEEEQEIKIALLENGKLLELHKEVFNRKFSVGDIYLGVVERILHGLNAAIIDIGHSKGGFLHYNDLGFQKYKNILDLIPDNHRKKEIFIYPNSSEKERIIDYTNNNNDINSIDEVLCLGQKIIVQVSKEPIYNKGLKLTSKICLPGRYLILIPFSDEIFVSQKIKDIKEKKRLISHIKKIKPNKFGIVIRTASYNKILEILEKELFYLINKWEITLNNIIKLPPVQILNEESKIFCFLRDLFNDNFQYIYCNNNFLCKEIYSYLSLIAPDKISIIKYYKENIPIFEKYGINKQIQTYLGKNVPLDNGAYLIIEHTEALHVIDVNSGISNPFQKNCTESERIDQVLKINLIAATEIVRQLRLRNMGGIIIVDFIDMSESIHKNKLYEYIKEKMKNDKAKHKILPPNEFGLVQFTRHRVRPELKKNNYKLNYNIYYNYKNHKKDSDYINHIEFSIENIIRNKMVKNKVIQLHIHPFISAYLKKGFPSIQQKWLFNHKKWIKIIPKESLKYTEYILSNEKNKIILSSFY, from the coding sequence ATGAGTAAAGAATTAGTTATAAATGCAAATGAAGAAGAACAAGAAATAAAAATTGCTCTTTTAGAGAATGGTAAACTATTAGAACTTCATAAAGAAGTTTTTAATAGAAAGTTTTCCGTAGGTGATATCTATTTAGGAGTAGTAGAAAGAATTTTGCATGGATTAAATGCTGCTATTATTGATATAGGACATTCGAAAGGAGGTTTTTTACATTATAATGATCTTGGATTTCAAAAATATAAAAATATATTAGATTTAATTCCAGATAATCATAGAAAAAAAGAGATTTTTATTTATCCAAATTCTTCGGAAAAAGAAAGAATTATAGATTATACTAATAATAATAATGATATTAATTCTATAGATGAAGTTTTATGTCTTGGACAAAAAATTATTGTACAAGTATCTAAAGAACCTATTTATAATAAAGGATTAAAGTTAACATCAAAAATTTGCCTTCCAGGAAGGTACTTAATTCTCATTCCTTTCTCAGATGAAATTTTTGTTTCTCAAAAAATAAAAGATATAAAAGAAAAAAAAAGATTGATTTCTCACATAAAAAAAATAAAACCAAATAAATTTGGTATTGTGATTAGAACAGCTTCTTATAATAAAATATTAGAAATTTTAGAAAAAGAACTTTTTTACTTAATAAATAAATGGGAAATAACACTAAATAATATAATAAAACTACCTCCAGTTCAGATATTAAATGAAGAAAGCAAAATTTTTTGTTTTTTAAGAGACCTATTTAATGATAATTTCCAATATATTTATTGTAATAATAATTTTCTTTGTAAAGAAATTTATTCTTATTTATCTTTAATAGCACCTGATAAAATCAGTATAATAAAATATTATAAAGAAAATATTCCAATATTTGAAAAATATGGAATAAATAAACAAATACAAACATATCTAGGAAAAAATGTTCCACTAGATAATGGTGCATATCTTATTATAGAACATACAGAAGCTCTTCATGTTATAGATGTTAATAGTGGAATAAGCAATCCCTTTCAGAAAAATTGTACAGAATCAGAAAGAATTGATCAGGTATTAAAAATAAATTTGATTGCTGCAACAGAAATAGTTAGACAACTTAGATTGAGAAATATGGGAGGAATAATTATAGTAGATTTTATAGACATGTCAGAATCTATTCATAAAAATAAACTATATGAATATATAAAAGAAAAAATGAAAAATGATAAAGCAAAACATAAAATTTTACCTCCAAATGAATTTGGATTAGTTCAATTTACTCGTCATAGAGTAAGACCTGAATTAAAAAAAAATAACTATAAATTAAATTATAATATTTACTATAACTATAAAAATCATAAAAAAGATTCTGATTACATCAATCATATAGAATTTTCTATAGAAAATATTATAAGAAATAAAATGGTTAAGAATAAGGTAATACAATTACATATACATCCTTTTATTTCAGCTTATCTTAAAAAAGGATTTCCTTCTATACAACAAAAATGGTTATTTAACCATAAAAAATGGATAAAAATTATTCCAAAAGAATCATTAAAATATACAGAATATATTCTTTCTAATGAGAAAAATAAAATTATTTTATCTTCTTTTTATTAA
- the gldE gene encoding gliding motility-associated protein GldE: protein MEKESSTNILLENTLYLVFYLLVIIMLLLFSALISGAETSFFCMEKKTVDREVKKNFYRGNIVLKILKNKKKLLATILISNNFSNIGIVVLISYLMEFFKKKISIFYDQYSIIPINFILEVVLLTFILLLFGEIIPKIYAKNNFSFALFMSKPLIFLSKTLYPISRILIFISKLIENRLLKKRNVFSVDKLSRALKITSYKKNIKESQFLQRIVDFGNTEIHQIMTPRIDMFALNSNTSFSKVLRSVRNHGYSRIPIYKESIDDIEGVLYAKDLLPFIYKNDFNWIQLIHPPFFVPEKKKIDDLLSDFKKSKIHLAIVVDEYGGTCGLITLEDVIEEIVGDITDEFDVEDTSYSKLDNNNYLFDGKTSLINFYRIMDVKEEIFFEKKKGDADTIGGFIMEINKEFPKNKQKINFLNYSFIIKNIENKRIKTIEVIRK from the coding sequence TTGGAAAAAGAATCTTCGACGAATATTTTATTAGAAAATACTTTATATTTAGTTTTTTATTTATTAGTAATAATAATGCTTTTATTATTTTCTGCCCTAATATCTGGAGCAGAAACTTCTTTTTTTTGCATGGAAAAAAAAACTGTAGATCGAGAAGTAAAAAAAAACTTTTATAGAGGAAATATTGTGTTAAAAATTCTAAAAAATAAAAAAAAACTATTAGCAACGATATTAATATCTAATAACTTTTCTAATATTGGTATTGTAGTATTAATATCCTATTTAATGGAATTTTTTAAAAAAAAAATTTCGATTTTCTATGATCAATATTCTATTATTCCCATTAACTTTATTTTAGAAGTAGTATTACTCACTTTTATATTGCTTTTATTTGGAGAAATAATTCCTAAGATATATGCAAAAAATAATTTTAGTTTCGCTTTATTTATGTCTAAGCCTTTAATTTTTCTTAGTAAAACTTTATACCCTATTAGTAGAATATTAATTTTTATATCTAAACTTATAGAAAATAGATTGCTAAAAAAAAGAAATGTATTTTCTGTTGATAAATTATCAAGAGCTTTAAAAATAACGTCTTATAAGAAAAATATTAAAGAAAGTCAATTTCTACAAAGAATAGTTGATTTCGGAAACACAGAAATCCATCAAATTATGACTCCTAGAATTGATATGTTTGCTTTAAATAGCAATACTTCTTTTTCTAAAGTATTAAGATCTGTTCGTAATCATGGATATTCTAGAATACCAATTTATAAAGAAAGTATTGATGATATAGAAGGAGTACTTTATGCAAAAGACCTTCTTCCATTCATTTATAAAAATGATTTTAATTGGATACAATTAATCCATCCTCCTTTTTTTGTCCCAGAAAAAAAAAAGATAGATGACCTTTTAAGTGATTTTAAGAAAAGTAAAATTCACTTAGCTATTGTGGTAGATGAATATGGAGGAACTTGTGGATTGATCACTTTAGAAGATGTTATTGAAGAAATAGTAGGAGATATTACCGATGAATTTGATGTAGAAGATACATCTTATTCTAAACTGGATAATAACAATTATTTATTTGATGGAAAAACTTCTTTAATTAATTTTTATCGTATTATGGATGTAAAAGAAGAAATTTTTTTTGAGAAAAAGAAAGGAGATGCAGATACTATAGGGGGGTTTATTATGGAAATAAATAAAGAATTTCCAAAGAATAAACAGAAAATTAATTTTCTTAATTATTCTTTTATTATTAAAAATATTGAAAATAAAAGAATAAAAACTATAGAAGTAATAAGAAAATAA
- a CDS encoding FtsB family cell division protein — translation MKKEKKYSSIVIKNKYFWISLSFFIWMSFFDTNSLVLHWKIKNEIKEITLDRDYLKNKILLEKNHLKKLTKDSKYIEKLAREKFHMKKEDEDLFIINNKNKKN, via the coding sequence ATGAAAAAAGAAAAAAAATATAGTAGTATAGTAATAAAAAATAAGTACTTCTGGATAAGTTTATCATTTTTTATATGGATGTCTTTTTTTGATACAAATTCTTTAGTATTGCATTGGAAGATAAAAAATGAGATTAAAGAAATAACTTTAGATAGAGATTATTTGAAAAATAAAATTCTTTTAGAAAAAAATCATTTAAAAAAATTAACAAAAGATTCTAAATATATTGAAAAATTAGCAAGAGAAAAATTTCATATGAAAAAGGAAGATGAAGATTTATTTATTATAAATAATAAAAATAAAAAAAATTAA
- the fumC gene encoding class II fumarate hydratase, with product MNFKYRIEKDTLGEVKVPYNKYWGAQTERSRNNFKIGKEGSIPIEIIHSFGILKKAAAYANFSFGILSKKKRDFISQVCDEIIDGKLNNQFPLVVWQTGSGTHTNMNINEVISNRSHVLMGKKLGVGKPYIHPNDDVNMSQSSNDTFPTAMYIAAYKKLVEKTIPFIRKLRDALEKKAKLFRNIIKIGRTHLMDATPITLGQEFSGYVSQINHGINSIEKTLDSLSELAIGGTAVGTGLNSPKGYDVKVTEYICKYTGYPFKITNNKFSALASHDAMVESHGAIKQIAVSLIKISNDIRFLSSGPRSGIGEILIPENEPGSSIMPGKINPTQCEAIIMVCTQIIGNDTIISMANSSGNYELNVSKPLIIYNFLKSSNLIADACKSFYTLCIEGIKPNYLRIKEFLDKSLMLVTALNTRIGYEKSAEIARSAYKNNTTLKKESVKLGYLTIEEFEELVDPSKMI from the coding sequence ATGAATTTTAAATATAGAATAGAAAAAGATACTTTAGGAGAAGTAAAAGTACCTTATAATAAATATTGGGGAGCACAGACAGAAAGATCAAGAAATAATTTTAAGATAGGAAAAGAGGGGAGCATCCCAATAGAAATTATTCATTCTTTTGGAATTCTTAAAAAAGCTGCTGCTTATGCCAATTTTTCATTTGGTATTTTATCTAAAAAAAAAAGAGATTTTATATCACAAGTTTGTGATGAAATTATAGATGGAAAATTAAATAATCAATTTCCTTTAGTCGTCTGGCAAACTGGATCTGGAACTCATACCAATATGAATATTAATGAAGTTATATCAAATAGATCTCATGTTTTAATGGGAAAAAAACTTGGAGTAGGAAAACCTTACATACATCCTAATGATGATGTTAATATGTCTCAATCATCTAATGATACTTTTCCCACTGCCATGTACATAGCAGCTTATAAAAAACTGGTAGAAAAAACTATTCCTTTTATTAGAAAGCTAAGAGATGCTTTAGAAAAAAAAGCAAAGTTATTTAGGAATATTATAAAAATAGGTAGGACTCATCTTATGGATGCTACTCCTATAACATTAGGACAAGAATTTTCAGGATATGTCTCTCAAATAAATCATGGAATAAATTCTATTGAAAAAACTTTAGATTCTCTTTCTGAATTAGCTATAGGAGGAACAGCTGTAGGAACCGGATTAAATTCTCCAAAAGGATATGATGTAAAAGTTACAGAATATATATGTAAATATACAGGGTATCCTTTTAAAATAACAAATAATAAATTCTCAGCTTTAGCATCTCATGATGCTATGGTTGAGTCTCATGGAGCTATTAAACAAATAGCAGTTTCTTTAATAAAAATATCAAATGATATTCGTTTTTTATCTTCTGGACCAAGATCTGGAATTGGAGAAATTTTAATACCAGAAAATGAACCCGGATCTTCCATTATGCCTGGAAAAATAAATCCTACACAATGTGAGGCTATTATAATGGTTTGCACACAAATTATAGGAAATGACACGATTATCTCAATGGCAAATTCTTCTGGAAATTACGAATTGAATGTTTCTAAACCATTAATTATTTATAATTTTTTGAAATCATCTAATCTTATTGCAGATGCTTGTAAATCTTTTTATACCTTATGTATAGAAGGAATTAAACCAAATTATTTGAGAATAAAAGAGTTTTTAGATAAATCTTTAATGTTGGTAACAGCATTAAATACTCGTATTGGGTATGAAAAATCAGCAGAAATAGCAAGATCCGCTTATAAAAATAATACAACTTTAAAAAAAGAATCTGTTAAATTAGGCTATTTAACTATTGAAGAGTTTGAAGAATTAGTAGATCCATCTAAAATGATATGA
- a CDS encoding TatD family hydrolase, with amino-acid sequence MKITDTHAHLYMKEFQEDICDVIKRAMNQDINRFIIPSIDSSTIPDIIELEKKYPNICFSMIGLHPNNVFPDTIETELNNIKKYLSKHHFLSIGEIGIDLHSSKKFLLEQEYAFVNQIKLAKYNKLPIIIHCRNSFHRVIKILEENSYDKGIFHCFCGNLEEAIKITDLGMKLGIGGIITFKNNHIDKFLHNISIDNIVLETDCPYLSPHPFRGKRNEPSRLRIILNKLSKIYSLPEEIIAKSIEKNVDDLFFQ; translated from the coding sequence ATGAAAATAACAGATACTCATGCTCATTTATACATGAAAGAATTTCAAGAAGATATTTGTGATGTAATAAAAAGAGCAATGAATCAAGATATAAATAGATTTATTATTCCTTCTATAGATAGTTCAACTATCCCCGATATTATTGAATTAGAAAAAAAATATCCAAATATTTGCTTTTCCATGATAGGATTACATCCTAATAATGTTTTTCCGGATACTATAGAAACAGAATTAAACAATATAAAAAAATATTTAAGTAAACATCATTTTCTTTCTATAGGAGAGATAGGAATAGATTTACACTCTAGTAAAAAATTTCTTCTTGAACAAGAATACGCCTTTGTAAATCAAATAAAACTAGCAAAATATAATAAATTACCGATAATAATCCATTGCAGAAATTCTTTTCATAGAGTTATCAAAATATTAGAAGAAAATTCTTATGATAAAGGAATTTTTCACTGTTTTTGTGGAAACCTAGAAGAAGCTATAAAAATAACAGATTTAGGAATGAAGCTCGGAATAGGTGGAATAATTACTTTTAAAAATAATCATATTGATAAATTTTTACATAATATATCTATAGATAATATTGTATTAGAAACAGATTGTCCATATCTATCTCCACATCCTTTTAGAGGTAAAAGAAATGAACCTAGTAGATTAAGAATAATATTAAATAAATTATCTAAAATTTATTCTCTTCCAGAAGAAATAATAGCAAAATCTATAGAAAAAAATGTTGATGATTTATTTTTTCAATAA
- the mutY gene encoding A/G-specific adenine glycosylase, with protein sequence MDFSKKIINWYKNNYRDLPWRKTKNPYYILVSEFMLQQTKVSQVIKYYYNFIKEFSSIKKLSEADEKYVLKKWEGLGYYSRARNLHSFAKELIKKKDNFPKSYKHLIKYKGIGPYTASAIASICFNERIPSLDGNACRVFSRYLGIDKNITSEKTKNVLRDIIVKMMKTCKVPGIFNQAIMDLGSIICTYKNPKCYFCPIKNSCFAAKNRVVDKFPVKIGKKYCIIERFFYYIILYDHKKNICIHKRSKNDIWKGLYEFPLIELKNNLHSHEEIIKTVWKKFNLIFNTVIYKIKHKLTHQNLSIQFLNCEIFQEKDKLIKKNEFFFIPHNKIKDYPFPRPIILFLKHNKNMI encoded by the coding sequence ATGGATTTTTCTAAAAAAATAATAAATTGGTATAAAAATAATTATAGAGATCTTCCATGGAGAAAAACAAAAAATCCGTATTATATATTAGTTTCAGAATTCATGTTGCAACAAACAAAAGTATCTCAAGTAATAAAATATTACTATAATTTTATAAAAGAATTTTCTAGTATAAAAAAATTATCTGAAGCAGATGAAAAATATGTTTTAAAAAAGTGGGAAGGACTAGGTTATTATTCTAGAGCTAGAAATTTACATTCCTTTGCTAAGGAATTAATAAAAAAAAAAGATAACTTCCCAAAAAGTTATAAACATTTAATAAAATATAAAGGTATAGGTCCTTATACAGCTTCTGCTATTGCTTCTATATGTTTTAATGAAAGAATCCCATCTTTAGATGGGAATGCTTGTAGAGTTTTTTCAAGATATTTAGGAATAGATAAAAATATTACATCTGAAAAAACAAAAAATGTTTTAAGAGATATTATTGTGAAAATGATGAAAACTTGTAAAGTCCCAGGTATTTTTAATCAAGCTATAATGGATTTAGGTTCCATTATATGTACTTATAAAAATCCTAAATGTTATTTTTGTCCAATAAAAAATTCTTGTTTTGCTGCTAAAAATAGAGTAGTAGATAAATTTCCTGTAAAAATAGGAAAAAAATATTGTATAATAGAAAGATTTTTTTATTATATTATTTTATATGATCATAAAAAAAATATTTGTATACATAAAAGATCTAAAAATGACATATGGAAAGGACTTTATGAATTTCCTTTAATAGAATTAAAAAATAATCTTCATTCTCATGAAGAGATAATAAAGACCGTTTGGAAAAAATTCAATTTAATTTTTAATACTGTTATTTATAAAATAAAACATAAATTAACTCATCAAAATTTATCAATTCAATTTTTGAATTGCGAAATTTTTCAAGAAAAAGATAAATTAATAAAAAAAAATGAATTTTTTTTTATTCCGCATAATAAAATAAAGGATTACCCTTTTCCTCGTCCTATTATATTGTTTTTAAAACATAATAAAAATATGATTTAA
- the ribH gene encoding 6,7-dimethyl-8-ribityllumazine synthase has protein sequence MKKEPIYSLDKNEIINADLRIAFIVSLWNKDITDRLYNAAYDTLIQYGISKNRIKTWTVSGSYELIYSSKKIAICYNFDSIIVIGSLIQGKTFHFEYLCQAISQGIKDINIKYDVPVIFCVLTDKNKQQSIDRSGGKNGNKGVECAKTAIYMSLFRKSIK, from the coding sequence ATGAAAAAAGAACCTATTTATTCATTAGATAAAAATGAAATTATAAATGCAGATTTACGTATCGCTTTTATCGTTTCTTTATGGAATAAAGATATTACAGACAGATTATATAACGCTGCTTATGATACTTTAATTCAATATGGAATTTCAAAAAATAGAATAAAAACTTGGACAGTTTCTGGTAGCTATGAATTAATTTATTCTTCTAAAAAAATAGCTATTTGTTATAATTTTGATTCTATAATTGTTATAGGATCCTTAATACAAGGAAAAACTTTTCATTTTGAATATCTTTGTCAAGCTATTTCTCAAGGAATAAAAGATATAAATATAAAATATGATGTTCCAGTTATATTCTGTGTATTAACAGATAAGAATAAACAACAATCTATTGATCGTTCAGGTGGAAAAAATGGGAACAAAGGGGTAGAATGTGCTAAAACTGCTATATATATGTCTTTATTTAGAAAGTCTATAAAATGA
- a CDS encoding tetratricopeptide repeat protein has product MVKSNKKYVIIYSCIITVIALVFGILYYEKFFIHSHEKKALLELTYAQKYLSQGEINNALNKKKTKINYLGFLGIISKYPFTKAGNISKFYAGICYYKLGNYKESIKMMESFSAKDDILFSIKYGFIGDAFSQMRYKEKALIYYIKAAKVKENELTTPLYYYKAALLNFYMKRYKKSKYLLEKIEIYYPSFLYKKNVEKYIMFINNKL; this is encoded by the coding sequence ATGGTTAAATCAAATAAAAAATATGTAATAATTTATTCTTGTATAATAACAGTAATAGCATTAGTTTTTGGTATACTTTATTATGAAAAATTTTTTATTCATTCACATGAAAAGAAAGCTCTATTGGAATTAACATATGCTCAAAAATATCTTTCTCAAGGAGAAATAAACAACGCTTTAAATAAAAAAAAAACAAAAATTAATTATCTAGGTTTTTTAGGAATAATATCTAAATATCCTTTCACTAAAGCGGGAAATATTTCTAAATTCTACGCAGGAATTTGTTATTATAAATTAGGGAATTATAAAGAATCAATAAAAATGATGGAGAGTTTTTCTGCTAAAGATGATATTTTATTTTCTATTAAATATGGATTTATAGGTGATGCATTTTCCCAAATGCGGTATAAAGAAAAAGCTTTAATATATTATATTAAAGCCGCAAAAGTAAAAGAAAACGAATTAACAACGCCACTTTATTATTATAAAGCAGCCCTACTAAATTTTTATATGAAAAGATATAAAAAATCAAAATATTTATTAGAAAAAATAGAAATATATTATCCTTCCTTCTTATATAAAAAAAATGTAGAAAAATATATCATGTTTATTAACAATAAATTATAA